The Manduca sexta isolate Smith_Timp_Sample1 chromosome 24, JHU_Msex_v1.0, whole genome shotgun sequence nucleotide sequence TTAATATACAAGATTTGTTTATACCAAACGCAATAAAAAGTTGATTTAGTGTTCGGTCGAGTTGGTGTAACTATGGGCGCATTATACCTCTGCCAGCATTTAAATTGTCAAAAATGCGTCGTTCTGTAATGTTTCAAATGCTTTAATTTAATCATAATCTTATGGCGAAATTTCTTCCTGTTATTATTCTCATTTTGCTTTGATGTTACACTGgattaaacttatatttttatagtaacaaCCATGTTTCATGATCAACCAAAATTAActtaaccaaaaatatttaaattatgtatgttttgtaattatacagttcacttttttaattagtaagtaaaatataaatattacaaatacgtTGGTCTTatcaactaaaataaataatctttaaaaatattttgatactttaATACAACGAAGgtagattttacattttttattgtctacATTAAAGATACTCATTAATTCCTTTCTGTATATTCTATAATCTTTGGCAGTAAGCTGGGATTTGGAGGTTTGcctattagtttttattttattaactccTAACCGACAGCATTATCGCATTTACGACATTGCTTGTAAACAAAAGGGTTTGAGTAAAAAGGATACTGCGGTGGTAATACGAAACACATGTCGGTTCTGTGCCGAGTGAGTAACGGTTCTATGAGGGAGGCGCGGTGCGTGACTGGTGAGTCATCTCTCGTTCATTGAGCGCTGGTCCATTGAGCGGGTCTCGCGCTCATTACCGCTCCGCCGGCCGGCCCGCGCACGCACGTCGCGCTCCGATCCGATCGCTCGCCGCTCGCCGACGCACGGACCCGCTGCCCACCAGCCACGGCTCCCATCTCGCCACACGACGTGAGTTAGCCTACGACATCCGCTCCCAAGCCTACGGCACCAATTACGCCGAGCCTTATTTGCATCGTCACGACGTTTGTTatgatttgttaattattttattgactcaaatttatctttattacagATGGAGAACTTCAAATCTCACATTTGGTTTGCCGCCGCGGCGCTTTTGGCGACGTGCGGATTCTGCGCCAGCGCCGGCGTTGGTGGAAGGAAGCCGTTCACGCCGTCCGACTCCATCCTGGACATCATTGACACCAAGCAGGTGGAGAGGTTCCTCGCGGAGCGAAGGCGCGCTGAGCAGGCCACCGCCTCCTCCACCACTTACGTGCAAAGAAATGAATTGGGCGACGGAAGCTCGGAGGCAGGTTTGGTAGTGTCAGTGCCGGATCAGGACGAGAGCACCGAATTGCCTCCGGGAATTGATTTTCGAAAAACTTTGAAATCATCTAAAAATGCTTTACTCGTAACGAAGAAAGAATATTTGAAGGAAGATTGGTGCAAAACGGAACCGCTACTACAGAAGATTCGCGAGCCGGGGTGTTTGCCGGCGACTGTGGTCAATAAATTCTGTTACGGACAGTGCAACTCGTTCTACATACCGAAAGGGCCGCGCCGTCGCGACAACACCGACCGCCCGCAGCCCGCGTTTAAGTCGTGCTCCTTCTGCAGGCCCAAGAACTTCACCTGGATAACTGTGACTCTGCGTTGCCCCGGACAAAACCCTCCGTTCAGGCGGAAGCGTTTACAGAAAATCAAACAGTGCAAGTGTATATCAGTGGGTGTGAATTGACGGAGTTGTGGCGATGGTCCCTCCATACTAGCGACGGTTCGGCCGCAGAGGCTTGCGAGCGAGGTGCGCGGGCGCCGATGAAGCAGATCAGCAGAAGCGCGGAGCTTCGATGAGTTGGCGCTACGTTACcgaattgttttgttttcgatCGCGTGTTGGACTGTGCGAACTAGTTGAACAGAATCAGTTAACGTGCTCTCATACGTCAGTGGAGATGACGTAATTTGATGCACGGTGTACTATAGCTATGTAGAGTTACATTGTTACAGCGGCTTGGACTGCAAGCCGTCGAGCGAGAGCTTTAATTGTTCATAGCGAAACTAATTAGCTAGTGTGTTAGATATCGTCGGCCTTCCATTCGATTAAGAATTTGTTTTGGTacaaatgtatatgtatatgaatttgtcgtattatatatttttattccgtGCGTGCATTTCGTCTATGTGTGCGGGATAGTgtgatattagttttaatttcaagAGTTACGTATAATCTCTGTGTACATTAGTGTTGTGAGTCTATGTGTAGTTTGTATTTATTCAAATCTCATGATTTATTAGATATAACAGAATACGCTTATaagttgattttataataatcttagtatattttgtatattacctGTATTAAGgtattgtatgtaatttaatatggtGGATTCGTTGTGGATGTATTTAATTGGTGTGTTTAACATTTAGTTCTAGAAACGTAAACAAATATCCATCTATAACGCTTATGATAATATCCTATTGTAACTATATGTGTAGTTCAGCATGATCGTAACTATATTCAGTAAACCATTTGTATGAACAgatttctttattgaaattaaaggATAAAATTggatccaaaaaaaaaatatttaagaatgggtcactttgtttacatttctagAAATGGCTGATGAATCCACTATGCGTAAGATATTTTGATCTCTGTTGCTCTCATGACGCGtgcatttattaacataaaatgcAAGGTTGTCGTCACATTGTACTTATGcgtaacaattaataatatttatagatatatcaAGCTAttaatgtattcaaatattgaTATCAAACAGTTGAAGAAAGTGGCATTGTTTGTTAAAGCTGAAGCCTTGCGCAACTTTTtactcattttttatttaaagtaaatcaaagagaaataaatttgcaaataaaaaaaatgtagttcgaaatttgaaaatacGTTACTAAAAATTCTTGCCAGTTGTAAGAATGTTCGTTCGGTgcgtttttgttataaaaaagtatttgagCGATGCGtgtgttatatttatagaaattggCCCAAAATTTGTGTCTTAAAGCCATTTACGTACTTAAGATTTTCAAAATTCGAGTTGacattcattttgattttattttgccaAATAACATAGTATTTTAGGCCGTATTGTAAAAAACCGATACTGTCACAATCAAATACAATAAACACGATTTCGATAAATATCGTTTTATTCGGACccttattgtattttttcatacgtgcacggCTAAGCTGAACCCAGCAACTGACGGTAAGCGGACTGGAGTCCATAGAGTGTCGACTATCGAGACTCCtgggttataaatatatttaaattaaattgagtaagatttctttaatttacatttattaatttgtacgCTAAAccaactatataatatattttgacacacAGCAAAACAACAGTCTCACATGGCggatatcaaaagaaacaaaaatagtaGTAATTCACAATATCTATTAAATTCGTTTATAAAGACATTAtacaaacctttaaatttattattattcaacagTAACTCTTgccaattatgtcggcctgtttatttttattatttaactacgTGACATTATTTGGTCTTTACACACAAAATAGATGGTTAATTAGTTTAATCTTTAATATTCTTGTtcaaaacttattaaataaattcaaacctAGGCCCTTACTActaaaggggtaggtagagacgtAAAAAGTACCTACTTTCCTTCGCAATGCTTTACCTATAAGTGTTCCATGTAACAACTTATCATCTTAAGATTGCATTACTCAGGTGAATGTCGAATGAAATTGACATAGAGTTAAATAATGTTGTaagaatagaaaaataatttaattttaaatcttttgtaattttattttgcttgcGGCTGCGCGGGTTATCTGGTATAAATGtactgctatatattttcctggtatagaaagtagcctataaactTCCCATGGTCTTATAATATCTCCATACCATATTTCCTATATATCCttttaattttgagaaaatcaataacatacacacagacagaaaaggggactttgttttataatgataGTTCTTCTATTTTTGCTATAACGCAATCATACCATTAttcatagaatataaaatatattttagtgaatTTCTAGTGCACTTGTTTCTAGATACTTTGCATACTTCAAGGATTTAGgatttaatgtatgtataattaaattaaatgaaagctaacatctttataaataaatttgattgacTCTTATTAGCGATTTGTTTTACTGTCCCAAGTAGAACGCCGGGGTACTTGTTGTTATTGTACTGCATgtgtggtacggcagcgctctaaggtcctgggttcgaatattTGGTgtggaaaagtgatatttgggtttttccgctcagtattagcccgaagtctggaatttgtgcccgatatggcgataggctcgccccctatcacatcatgggagggaacacacttggcgaaaagtgaatgccctggttgcgcctctgtatcttcagggataaatgcgtgatgatatgtgtgtgtgtgtgtgtgtgtgtgagtgaattttgagACTGAATCTTGTGTGACGGCAATGAGAATCTACATTCGATGCTCAGTCTGGGCAGATATAAACGCagtgaaactaaaaaaaatacagttgaatTGACCTTGATTAAACCTgctcctttttttaaagtcggttaaaaatctcTAATGCACGGTATTGGATTAGTTTGGAAAGCGATAGGTTTATCTTCTGTTGCAATTCACAAGAAGCTTAGCGAAGAATGCATTAgttgcaactctgcctaccccttcgtgaATATATAGACGGGAAATCCCGTTGTGGGTTAACGCattaatttatatgtgtatGACTAACATGTGAATTGCTTCGTAATAGTCATGGAAAATTACTATGTGTATACAaacgaaaataatttcaaacttaCGACTGCTGTTGTGTGGACACCGACCGCTGGTTTGCTTCCATCAGTGCTGACCGTACTTCTAAATGAGGACTGCCACGATGGCATAGGTATATGACTTGCGCTGTGAAGGCGTCAGCTGCGAATGCCGTGTCGAGCAaagatattttgtctctttcaGCTCACTATCATCGTGGAGCCTGGAacttgtgtccgatatggcgataggctcacccttATCATTTCTTGAGACGGTATACATGTGGCGAAAAGCCCTTTAAGTTATAAAGGTTTGATGTGGGGTTagaataagtttttaaaatatttaacgttaGGTCATAAGGCCGTGTTCTTGTCATTAATTCTTACTTAGGTCTGTTCTCGTCACAAATTCTACCTATAACTCTGAGGTATTCGATCCGGCGAAAATGGTTTACTTTTTGTAACTGCCTGGCTGTTCTGTAGTGGATATAATACTGAGAAAATCGAATACGATTGTGTTATGTAcgattgatttatgtttataataataaaagccacACGATGTTGCCTAACCTGGGATATGAACCTTAGACGTTTCTTTGCACCGACCGTGTATACTTCAAACAGGGTGGCATAATCGTGCCGACTGGCAAGGGATACACATCCTCCCGTCAACACTATCTGGACTCCATACCACTTACTATCTGatgcattataatatcagccctgtattatatactttgcccaccgctgagcacgagcctcctctactactgtgagggattaggccttagtccaccacgctggcctagtgcggattggtagtcttcacacaccttcgaaattcctatagagaacttctcagatgtgcaggtttcttcacgatgttttccttcaccgttaaagcgaattataaattcacaaagaatacacacatgattttaaaaaagtcagaggtgtgtgcccttgggatttgaacctgtggacattcgtctttccacacccaactaggctatcgccgctttttccgtgccgtaatacaactacgctactaaGGCACTTATTACCATTGTTAAGTGAATTTGCGGTAATATTAACTCGCAACTCTCACGTAAAAGTTCTCGTTTGAAAGGTGCACTGTGTAGTTGTTTGGTATAAAAATCCATTGCTGTATTCCAAAACATATACATAAAcgttttgtctatattttttcttatcttaATTTTGTGCCTGTGTTTACtggcattttattttagtattttattttaaagcctTTTTGTTGTTGCTTTTAATGATGAGATTAACTTGCCATtagccttatggtaagcgatacgaccgcccacaaacagtagaaacaccatccaataacttgaattaaaagtattgtttggtattccactgcgctctccatcctgagacatgagaagttaagtcttattatgtgcagtagttatATTAAACCGGAAGGAAACTatgactgcacactgctgct carries:
- the LOC115450147 gene encoding gremlin-2, with product MENFKSHIWFAAAALLATCGFCASAGVGGRKPFTPSDSILDIIDTKQVERFLAERRRAEQATASSTTYVQRNELGDGSSEAGLVVSVPDQDESTELPPGIDFRKTLKSSKNALLVTKKEYLKEDWCKTEPLLQKIREPGCLPATVVNKFCYGQCNSFYIPKGPRRRDNTDRPQPAFKSCSFCRPKNFTWITVTLRCPGQNPPFRRKRLQKIKQCKCISVGVN